The region CTCAATTTGGTGTAAATAAATCGCTCGACTTCCAACCATCGAATgttcaaaatgaaaatgttatttgtgcagcagagttggtcgcttGTTCTTAATTCTATAAGTAAGTAAGTTGATGGCGAAAAGGAAAATACTTCAAGGAAAATATGTCATACAAAGTAGGAACCTATTTGAATGGGAGTACCATATGCCTATTTTGGAATAGGAACTTTGAGTTCCAGCCACAAGCCTCAGTTGCTGATTATGCCAGTTTCGTGGgtattaatataaataatctGAAGGGAAGTTTTGATGAAGGCACTGTTGATGTACGGTCAATGAAAAAACAGCTACAGGAGAAAAATTTGCTGTACGATGACCTTCTGCTCAAGCTTATGATATCTATTGAGGTGACACACTGTGAGGTACgattttcaaattggttttaCAATCTACTATTCACAATTTCTTTTCTTAAATGCAGACTTTTATGGTATTTGGAAATGACATAGCACGTTTTGTGGACGCTTTCACAAATGCATCCATGTATTCCATATGGCGTTCTTTGCACAACAGATTCATTTTCTCGCACGTGGCTGATGAGCTGAACGAGAATTGCTGTGACAACTTCTTCTTCGAGggtaaataattaaaatatcatCCATCAaatatcatcatcattagAATATCCTCAGATCAGCCGAACATTCTGTTTATAGTGGAGAGTCAAGATGCATCTGGGGCCGTCTTTGAAATAAAGACCAACAAATATGTGGGCACTAGGGCGGAAAAACCGGCACAATTACAACTATTGGACCGATACTATGTCGCAGAGCAACGATTTCAGCTAAAGAATTTGTTGTTCCCGAATAAGCTAAAGGACTTGCAGGGCCGTGAGGTAATCATCGCCGGCTTTGACTATAGACCCTATACGGTTATAAAATATGTAAGCTATTTGCCAAACCTCGCAGTAAAAAACTTAAGGTATCTGTATCCATTCTACAGAACAAAGAGAATAGCAACACACGTGATATAGGTGTGACACAAGATTCAGGCTTGAGCAATGTCTACATTGATGGCACGGAAGCACGCGTTGTTCTCAACTTTTGTGCAAAGTTCAATTGTACAGTGCAAATTGACACAAGTAAGTCGTCAATACGTTTTAACTTAGGTCCTAGTGTCTACCAAGAAGACTACAATTAACTACACTGAGTTGAACCCCTTCTCTTTTAACATTGACAGCTGATGCCGATGATTGGGGCACCGTTTACCAAAATATGTCTGGGGATGGCGCCATGGGCATGGTTATTAATCACAAAGCAGATATTTGCATTGGCGCAATGTATTCGTGGTATGAGGGCTACACATATTTAGATCTATCAATGTATCTCGTGCGGTCCGGAATAACTTGTCTGGTCCCAGCACCTCTCCGACTAGCTAGCTGGTACCTTCCCCTTCAGCCGTTTCAAACAAACCTCTGGGCTGCGGTCCTGGTGTATCTCTGTTTGGAGACCTTGGGGTTGGTGTTGGCCTACAGAAGCGAGCAAGAGCTGTACGTCTCGGAAATCGCCCGTGATGGCTGGTGGTGCTGCGCAAAGCTGGGCCTGGCTACGGCTTTTAAGCTTTTCATCTCGCAGTCTGGAAACAGTAAAACGACTTCTGTAACTGTCCGTGTGCTGCTCTTTGCCTGCTTTCTCAACGACATAATCATAACCAGCATTTATGGTGGTGGTCTGGCTAGTATATTGACTATACCAAGTATGTCTGAAGCGGCGGACACAGTGCCACGGTTGCGCAACCACCGTTTGCAGTGGGCCGCTAACTCGGAGGCATGGGTTTCAGCTATCCGTGGTTCTGATGATGTAAGTTGTGTGTGGTACAATAGCTATGCTACGAGCCATTTATCTTTCGCAGCCTTTGGTGCAAGATCTTTTAAGCAATTTCCACATCTACAGCGATGAGCAGCTGCTCGAATTGGCACAGGAGACTCAAGTGCGAATGGGTTTCACTGTAGAACGTCTTCCCTTCGGTATCTTagatattttgaaaatgtatATGTCATTTAATGTTGATATCCAATGTCTCCAGGTCACTTTGCAATTGGGGACTACTTATTACCAGAAGCTATCGATCAAATGGTAATCATGCAGGAGGACCTCTACTACCAATACACGGTGGCTTTCGTTCCCAGACTGTGGCCATTACTTGAGCAGTTCAATACACTAATCTATAGTTGGCATTCATCCGGATTCGATAAATACTGGGAGTACCGTGTGGTCGCCGACAATCTCAACGTTCAGAAACAACAGCAGGTGGAGAGCACCATGACGAGAAGCCAAGAGGATATTGGTCCTGTCCGGCTTGGGATGTCGAATTTTGCAGGTATTATACTCGTCTGGGTATTGGGATCTACAGTCGCCACGCTGATCTTTGTAGCCGAGTTGTTTGTCGACAATTttaaaaaaacaccaacaaataCATCATTGATTTAGGAAATTGTTGCACAACCCTCTTAGAGGTATTTAATAGCTAAACCTATACGAGGTAGActttaatttaaaacaaaaaatttattttgagAATATTACTCTTAAAAAATATTACCCAATAAAATTGAGCATAAGAGTTTAACGCACAGATGAAATAACTGCTCTGTGAAATCGAATAACAGTTCTTTATATTGTATCTTTATTGAAAGCTTATACACGTACTCAAGCAAATAATTTTCATGCATGGAGATTCTGTGGAAATTTGTATGTCGGCCAAAAGTAGGCCAAAATTCTATAGCAGTATTGCCATCAGTAAGACAAAAAGTTAGTTTGGGTAGTCAGCCGTCATGTCATGCTCATATTTATGCGACGTGAAAATGTCTGGGCAGCCTGGCCACAGACACGTGACATATTTTTTTGGTGAAAGGTTAATTGGCCCTCAACGCAGCTTTCTTTTTGTGTCCGATTTAATCTTGATTCACTGGAACGTTTGCCATGGCAAGGCCAAATCTATTACTTGAAAAAATTACAGTATCTTGAATATTTGTAGAGTAAGAGTATATTAATGAGTAAAGTCAATGAGTCTCAGGAATGATTGCACTATACAACACCATATTTACTCTTCGTGCCGACTTTTCTGATAGATTTGGGCCTTTACAAtggttttttatacccgatactcagagTGAGTATAGGGGCATATTAGATTTTTTgggaaaatggatgtgtgtaacgtccagtaggaagcgtttccgactccataaagtatatatgtatattcttgatcagcatcactAGCCGGCCGAGTCAATAGAGccatgtccgtctgtctgtccgacTTATTTGACGCCTAGCTCTCATATAACGCCTAGCGCCTAGCTCTCATATAACAGATAGAGCAACGAAATGTTGTATCCAGACTACTGTAAAATTTGtagcatccacaattttgaagatacgagaagaGAAAATCAGAATCAGCAGAATCATAGAAACTGACCATATCTTCCAGACTGCagatctgaatcagatcggatcagaACCAGACGGAAGAAATGAAATTTCTACGCAGCGTGTCTGACTCCCTCTCACACAGTCTTTGTCGGGCATTATGTGCACACTCTGGCGGAGGGTAGCAGCGCcacacaacgttccccctcgttttaaatatatacacaaatcTATCAGAAAACTCGGTTTATTTCGAAGCGTAAGTATAAAGTTCAATGTTGTTTCCTAGTAATGCCAAAAGGCTCTTTATTTTAAGCGTATACTAGTTATGTTTTTAATAGAGTGTTTATAAtgctttgaattattattCATGATCACTACATACTTTTAAAACGTATTGCCAAAATGATAGAAATATGGGGCAACGCTTCTGTTGCATAAGGGGATTATCCATAATTCCAGTACGCGTACGAGCATGCAATTCAAAGATAATGTATCTCTGTCCACCGATAGATTTATGTTCTTGCGTGCTCGTATCAAAGGAAAGTCACGAACAACGTACGCAGTGTGACCTCTGATTTACCCATCAGCGTTAAATTAGAGAGTTCGACTTGTGACTGTGCTTCTTTTACTGCACTTGCTCAACCTTACGTGCGCAGctttaacaattttaaaacGCCAAAcatcaaaagaaaacaaacgtCAACAGCGCGGCGAGTACAGCAGACCAAACATTTTATAATAATAAGTACAATAgtttatgcataaatatgtgAAAGTGAAAAAGCTACTACAACGCGCGGATCGTTGACAAGCCTAGAAAAGCGaattaattatataattatggataaactgaaaataaattcattgGTAAAAATATCAGTAGCTGTTGCTTTCTGTAAGGCGATTAACTTTCATCAAATAGTTAGGTTAGGGAATGATGTGATTCCCGTATCTTGGAGGTGGTGAAAACATGCGGTAAAAGGTGGTAGATGTAAGATCCAAGCATCGTAGCTACTGGTTTCATTAATGCTTTTACTGAGTGTAATTTATATGAGCACCTGATAGTAGCATAATATAACTGACTTTCGATTGTTTGCCTGATTAATAGGTGTACAAATTGCACTTTATGTACAATGGCTGTGTTCGAGTGAAACGTTGTTCAAAGCGGACTTTTGAAATGTTGGAAATGTCTCCAGTAGAAAGCTCTAAAAACTATACGTACAAAATGTGCGTACACTGGTCAGAACGTGTCGCTTCAATATCAACCTTTAGCTACTTTTGCGATCCACACACAATAAAAAGCGGAACCAAATCGGTCCCAGCATTAATCATCCACCCAGAAGTTCAGAAAAAGGTCTTAATGTGCCAAGTATAGTATGATGGTAGCCtcattattcatttatttcatgACAGTCGTCAACAGTACATTTGTTGGCGGCGACAGTGACACAGACTTAGAAAAGAGTAAAACGTCTGGCCTTTTTTATAAATGCTCCGTTTAGAATTGGCCAAGCAAAACGGTAAATAAAAGTCTATCCAAGCTGTATTTAGATATGTCTTTCCACAGCATTGAAGACTTTGAATTTAGCGCAAATTATTTTCTCTCTCCGGAAAGAAAACCCAACTGTTTAAACAGTTACAGCATGTAATAAAATTAGTTTAGATTGTTACTGCCGCTATCGAGTGCATATATCTGACCTTCCCTGTACAGCCACAAGCCGCGGAATGGAGCGTACGTGCTCATTCATATCTTCAGAGCGTATGcacgtacgtacgtacatgtgtacatatgtatggcaAGGCACCTAAGACTACCGAACGTGTAACTCCCAACTGAGAACAACGTTCTTTCGTACACTCGTATACTTCTCGCCTGGGTTTGTA is a window of Drosophila pseudoobscura strain MV-25-SWS-2005 chromosome 3, UCI_Dpse_MV25, whole genome shotgun sequence DNA encoding:
- the Ir41a gene encoding uncharacterized protein Ir41a; this translates as MSYKVGTYLNGSTICLFWNRNFEFQPQASVADYASFVGININNLKGSFDEGTVDVRSMKKQLQEKNLLYDDLLLKLMISIEVTHCETFMVFGNDIARFVDAFTNASMYSIWRSLHNRFIFSHVADELNENCCDNFFFEDQPNILFIVESQDASGAVFEIKTNKYVGTRAEKPAQLQLLDRYYVAEQRFQLKNLLFPNKLKDLQGREVIIAGFDYRPYTVIKYNKENSNTRDIGVTQDSGLSNVYIDGTEARVVLNFCAKFNCTVQIDTTDADDWGTVYQNMSGDGAMGMVINHKADICIGAMYSWYEGYTYLDLSMYLVRSGITCLVPAPLRLASWYLPLQPFQTNLWAAVLVYLCLETLGLVLAYRSEQELYVSEIARDGWWCCAKLGLATAFKLFISQSGNSKTTSVTVRVLLFACFLNDIIITSIYGGGLASILTIPSMSEAADTVPRLRNHRLQWAANSEAWVSAIRGSDDPLVQDLLSNFHIYSDEQLLELAQETQVRMGFTVERLPFGHFAIGDYLLPEAIDQMVIMQEDLYYQYTVAFVPRLWPLLEQFNTLIYSWHSSGFDKYWEYRVVADNLNVQKQQQVESTMTRSQEDIGPVRLGMSNFAGIILVWVLGSTVATLIFVAELFVDNFKKTPTNTSLI